One genomic window of Longimicrobiaceae bacterium includes the following:
- the kduD gene encoding 2-dehydro-3-deoxy-D-gluconate 5-dehydrogenase KduD gives MTPAGMFSLRGRRALVTGASRGLGQAVAVALAEAGADVVCASTRRCGTDETCAFVRAAGRRAWQVEADLADREAVLAMADEAERLAGPIDVLVNNGGTIRRHPAAEHPAEEWDLVLRTNLDSVFLLSQRIGRSMVERGSGKIVNVASLLSFQGGITVPAYTASKHAVAGLTKALANEWARSGVQVNAIAPGYFATDNTQALRDDPDRAGQILARIPAGRWGTPEDLCGAVVFLASGASDYVNGHVLVVDGGWMAR, from the coding sequence TTGACCCCGGCGGGGATGTTCTCCCTGCGCGGCCGGCGCGCCCTGGTGACCGGGGCCAGCCGCGGCCTCGGGCAGGCCGTCGCCGTGGCGCTCGCGGAGGCCGGCGCGGACGTGGTCTGCGCCAGCACCCGCCGCTGCGGGACAGACGAGACCTGCGCGTTCGTGCGCGCGGCAGGGCGCCGGGCCTGGCAGGTGGAGGCCGACCTCGCCGACCGCGAGGCCGTGCTCGCCATGGCGGACGAGGCCGAGCGCCTGGCGGGCCCCATCGACGTCCTGGTCAACAACGGCGGGACCATCCGCCGGCACCCGGCCGCCGAGCACCCCGCGGAGGAGTGGGACCTGGTCCTGCGCACCAACCTGGACTCGGTCTTCCTCCTCTCGCAGCGCATCGGCCGGAGCATGGTGGAGCGCGGCTCGGGGAAGATCGTCAACGTGGCCTCGCTCCTCTCCTTCCAGGGGGGGATCACCGTCCCCGCCTACACCGCCAGCAAGCACGCGGTGGCCGGGCTCACCAAGGCCCTCGCCAACGAGTGGGCGCGCTCCGGCGTGCAGGTGAACGCCATCGCCCCCGGCTACTTCGCCACCGACAACACGCAGGCGCTGCGCGACGATCCCGACCGCGCCGGGCAGATCCTGGCCCGCATCCCCGCCGGCCGCTGGGGCACGCCGGAGGACCTGTGCGGCGCGGTGGTCTTCCTGGCCTCCGGCGCGAGCGACTACGTGAACGGGCACGTGCTGGTGGTGGACGGGGGGTGGATGGCGAGGTGA